A genome region from Chthonomonas sp. includes the following:
- a CDS encoding insulinase family protein, whose protein sequence is MIHKFVLENGVRVMVEPNDNVSSAAIGIWCKSGSRHEHDNEAGITHFIEHMLFKGTKTRTAKGIAEEIEGRGGVLNAFTDKEQTCYYARVLSEEVGRATGVLTDMVQNSLLDPEEIARESGVIVEEIKRGEDEPGDHVHELHISGIWGTHPLGKPIIGTRESVTSFRQPDFRNYMERRYRGSNLVVAVAGKVDPEEFRRIAEQELGDAQPGGDDAVESRPVTNPGVDLIADDVNQVHFCIGADGAGIFDETDGYVQAIADSILGGGMSSRLFQEIREKRGLAYSVGTYGLRYSSGGAFTVYGGTGADTWGQVQELVDIELKKLAAGELDDDEVERCKRQLSGNMVLALEGMQSRMSRMARNEIHFQRDIPIEETLQKLRAVTKDQVIAYIGRQMAPEKLRTTAIGPFA, encoded by the coding sequence ATGATCCACAAATTTGTGCTCGAGAATGGCGTCCGTGTGATGGTGGAGCCAAACGACAACGTGTCGTCAGCCGCCATCGGAATTTGGTGCAAATCCGGCAGCCGCCACGAGCACGACAACGAGGCGGGGATCACCCACTTTATCGAGCACATGCTCTTTAAGGGCACCAAGACTCGCACTGCCAAGGGCATCGCCGAGGAGATCGAGGGTCGCGGCGGGGTGCTCAACGCGTTCACCGACAAGGAGCAAACCTGCTACTACGCTCGGGTCCTCTCCGAAGAGGTGGGCCGCGCGACGGGCGTGCTTACCGACATGGTGCAGAACTCGCTGCTCGACCCCGAGGAGATCGCCCGCGAATCGGGCGTGATTGTCGAGGAGATTAAGCGCGGGGAAGACGAGCCCGGCGACCACGTGCACGAGCTACACATCAGTGGCATTTGGGGCACGCATCCGCTTGGCAAGCCGATCATCGGCACTCGCGAAAGCGTGACCAGCTTCCGCCAGCCAGATTTCCGCAATTACATGGAGCGCCGTTACCGCGGCAGCAACCTGGTGGTGGCCGTCGCGGGCAAGGTGGACCCCGAAGAGTTTCGGCGCATTGCCGAACAAGAACTGGGCGACGCGCAGCCGGGTGGCGACGACGCCGTCGAATCGCGACCAGTGACCAATCCCGGAGTTGACCTTATCGCCGACGATGTGAATCAAGTCCACTTTTGCATCGGCGCGGACGGCGCCGGCATCTTCGACGAAACCGACGGCTACGTGCAAGCCATCGCCGACAGCATTCTCGGTGGCGGCATGAGCAGCCGCTTGTTCCAAGAAATCCGCGAGAAGCGCGGCCTCGCCTATTCTGTCGGAACCTACGGCCTGCGCTATTCTAGCGGCGGCGCCTTTACGGTCTATGGCGGAACTGGCGCAGACACCTGGGGGCAGGTGCAGGAACTGGTGGACATCGAGCTGAAGAAGCTCGCCGCCGGGGAACTCGACGACGACGAAGTCGAGCGCTGTAAGCGGCAACTCTCGGGCAACATGGTGCTGGCTCTCGAAGGCATGCAAAGCCGCATGTCGCGCATGGCTCGCAACGAGATTCACTTCCAGCGCGACATCCCCATCGAGGAGACGCTGCAAAAACTTCGTGCGGTGACCAAAGATCAGGTGATCGCGTACATCGGGCGTCAAATGGCTCCCGAAAAGCTACGCACCACCGCGATCGGACCCTTTGCGTGA
- a CDS encoding GAF domain-containing protein — MSHTILPILRLARSEQDLQRRLANWLATESGCDSVDLLMWDGQSMLALEASTLTPDLAHRVRLVQTQGVTGAAWVTQEPVWIESGLCQDPRFVVFPGFEESQFRAGFAIPFLEDHYGGVVYLRSYKAKTPDRDRILCLVRDLVEALLGYRQAFSHGAASGNVAAVNQVTSTITASPYLEEILQLLVHLTAKQFDYRVCTVRLLDEVNQELVLRATQATVRAYRRKRAIKLGESIAGRVVKEQHTVIVQDVQHDPDYIGHDLAREQGLHSMICVPLMMHDRAVGVMTCYTAEVREFEPAEIIALETIASQAAVAIEHAKLQVRNTLMQEMHHRVKNNLQQVVSLLRLQIRHKHYKSIEEALNDSLSRILAIASVHDLLSRDDLDHVGIRSIAEALVNHQSQSFILPDKSIQFEVRGQDVRLNMTQATQIALVLNELIQNAVEHGFRETAAGEIHVNIESGEDQIGLWVSNNGDRLPPGFDPQHASNLGLQIVQNLARGLGGTFMMEDRLGWTVGEVTFPRATSE; from the coding sequence GTGAGCCACACGATTCTTCCGATTCTGCGCCTTGCGCGTAGCGAGCAAGACCTGCAGCGACGTCTGGCCAACTGGCTCGCCACCGAGTCGGGTTGCGACTCGGTGGACCTGTTGATGTGGGATGGACAAAGCATGCTCGCGCTGGAGGCAAGCACCCTCACCCCCGATCTCGCCCACCGCGTGCGCCTGGTGCAAACCCAAGGTGTCACCGGTGCCGCTTGGGTCACGCAAGAGCCGGTTTGGATTGAATCGGGCCTCTGTCAAGACCCGCGCTTTGTTGTTTTTCCTGGGTTCGAGGAGTCGCAGTTCCGCGCCGGATTCGCGATTCCGTTTTTGGAAGACCACTATGGCGGCGTGGTGTATCTGCGCTCGTACAAGGCCAAGACTCCCGATCGCGACCGCATCTTGTGTCTGGTGCGCGACTTGGTCGAGGCGCTGCTCGGCTACCGGCAGGCGTTCTCGCACGGCGCGGCGAGCGGAAATGTCGCCGCCGTCAACCAGGTCACCAGCACCATCACGGCGAGCCCGTATCTGGAAGAAATCCTCCAGCTGTTGGTGCACTTAACGGCCAAGCAGTTCGATTACCGCGTCTGCACGGTGCGGCTGCTGGACGAGGTGAACCAGGAACTTGTGCTGCGGGCTACCCAAGCGACGGTGCGCGCGTATCGCCGCAAGCGCGCCATCAAACTCGGCGAAAGTATCGCCGGGCGGGTCGTGAAGGAGCAGCACACGGTCATCGTGCAGGATGTTCAGCACGACCCTGACTACATTGGCCACGACTTGGCGCGGGAGCAAGGCCTGCACAGCATGATCTGCGTGCCGCTCATGATGCACGACCGCGCGGTGGGCGTCATGACCTGCTACACCGCGGAGGTCCGCGAGTTTGAGCCCGCCGAAATTATTGCCCTGGAGACGATCGCCAGCCAGGCGGCGGTGGCCATCGAGCACGCCAAGCTTCAGGTGCGCAACACGCTGATGCAAGAGATGCACCACCGCGTGAAAAACAATTTGCAGCAGGTGGTGAGTTTGCTACGCCTACAAATTCGCCACAAGCATTACAAGAGCATCGAGGAGGCGCTCAACGATTCGCTGAGCCGCATTCTGGCGATTGCCTCGGTGCACGACCTGCTGAGCCGCGACGACCTCGACCACGTGGGAATTCGAAGCATCGCCGAGGCGCTCGTCAATCACCAGTCGCAGTCGTTTATTCTGCCGGATAAATCCATCCAGTTCGAGGTGCGCGGTCAGGATGTCCGTCTCAACATGACGCAGGCGACGCAGATTGCGTTGGTGCTCAACGAGCTGATTCAGAACGCGGTGGAGCACGGCTTTCGTGAGACCGCCGCGGGAGAGATTCACGTCAACATCGAATCCGGCGAAGACCAGATTGGGCTGTGGGTCAGCAACAACGGCGACCGATTGCCGCCCGGGTTCGACCCGCAACACGCGAGCAACCTCGGGTTGCAGATCGTGCAAAACCTGGCCCGAGGGCTCGGCGGGACGTTCATGATGGAAGACCGCCTGGGCTGGACGGTCGGCGAAGTCACGTTCCCTCGCGCTACCAGCGAGTAG
- a CDS encoding Ig-like domain-containing protein, producing MVTVISLLAAVYAPDLNQTEFANSALGRVNELRRNLKLNEVSLDSQLITLASEQCNYLVLNKQLSSHEQQEGKPGFTGKTLADRVKRAQLTWGVSETLNGSKFLNGAQMIDGLLEVPYHRMPFLHPGFQVMGTAIGEFSEQLIGVAHLGRRGGEGVVVYPAADQTGVPLSANTYELPDPLRMHRSRKTMKDANGNILLEEEIVGPFITFNVFPNTEAVAFGQVTLTNAAGEPVPIWVNTTSNDDFLRAAAFITPKKPLAPNTKYTATFSLIGDAAKHSRTWSFTTAAK from the coding sequence ATGGTCACCGTCATCTCCCTCCTCGCCGCGGTTTACGCCCCCGATCTCAATCAAACCGAATTCGCCAATTCGGCGCTCGGCCGAGTCAACGAACTGCGCCGCAATCTCAAGCTCAACGAAGTCAGTCTCGATAGCCAGCTCATCACGCTGGCCAGCGAGCAGTGCAACTACTTGGTGCTGAACAAGCAACTGAGCTCGCACGAGCAGCAAGAGGGCAAGCCCGGCTTCACCGGCAAAACCCTGGCCGACCGGGTCAAACGCGCGCAGCTCACCTGGGGCGTTTCCGAAACACTCAACGGCAGCAAATTCCTCAACGGCGCGCAGATGATTGATGGCCTGCTGGAAGTGCCGTATCACCGCATGCCCTTTCTTCATCCCGGCTTTCAGGTCATGGGAACCGCGATCGGCGAGTTCAGCGAGCAGCTCATTGGCGTGGCCCACCTCGGGCGACGCGGCGGCGAAGGCGTGGTCGTGTATCCCGCGGCCGATCAAACGGGTGTACCGCTAAGCGCCAACACCTACGAACTGCCCGATCCGCTGCGCATGCACCGATCTCGCAAAACAATGAAGGATGCGAACGGCAACATCTTGCTGGAAGAAGAGATTGTCGGGCCGTTCATCACGTTCAACGTGTTCCCGAACACCGAGGCCGTCGCCTTTGGGCAGGTCACGCTCACCAATGCCGCGGGCGAGCCCGTGCCGATTTGGGTGAACACGACTAGCAACGACGATTTTCTGCGAGCGGCGGCGTTCATCACGCCGAAAAAGCCACTCGCGCCAAACACCAAGTACACGGCCACGTTCAGCCTCATCGGCGACGCCGCGAAGCACTCGCGAACCTGGTCGTTTACAACAGCCGCGAAGTAA
- a CDS encoding HIT family protein — MAQHQDSCDVCRQLALAEAGEHPRFVANLSQSVVVMGPHQVWPGYTMLLVRQPVTELDELSEPDYLELMSELRRVAKAVREVTNADKLNYEALGNQCHHLHWHIFPRQANEPRRLEPVWTSFPENMADYRYDAEKHDQIRAAFTSRLL, encoded by the coding sequence ATGGCTCAGCATCAAGATTCGTGCGACGTGTGCCGGCAACTCGCGTTGGCCGAGGCGGGAGAACACCCGCGGTTTGTGGCCAACTTGAGCCAGAGCGTGGTGGTGATGGGTCCGCACCAAGTGTGGCCGGGCTACACCATGCTCCTGGTTCGCCAGCCGGTGACCGAACTTGACGAGCTCAGCGAGCCTGATTATCTGGAGCTCATGAGCGAGCTTCGCCGAGTCGCGAAGGCGGTTCGCGAGGTGACGAACGCCGACAAGCTGAACTACGAGGCGCTGGGCAACCAGTGCCACCACCTGCATTGGCATATTTTTCCGCGACAAGCCAACGAGCCGCGTCGCCTGGAACCGGTGTGGACGAGCTTTCCCGAGAACATGGCGGACTACCGCTACGACGCGGAGAAGCACGACCAAATTCGGGCGGCGTTTACTTCGCGGCTGTTGTAA
- a CDS encoding M20/M25/M40 family metallo-hydrolase, translated as MIQEERMISLFCELCHINAPSLQERDVVEWTKRHLSDAGLEVWEDDAAGKIGGNSNNLLARLRGNKPGAPTIFLSAHFDTVEPTEGLEMVEEDGVFRSASDTILGADDKAGMAPMIEAVLAAREDGLEHGDIYLLMSCAEEIGLKGAAAMELAEYNFDFGFVLDTGPPVGSYVNRTAYHDKLDVRIIGKPAHAGKDPEHGINAIHVAARAMSEMKIGRISPNTTSNVGIISGGTGVNVVAPEVTIRCEARSTVKAELEDQVRHMILRFEDAGSQFGAVVEIDHRRHYDAYVVEENSRVVQVGQRASRNLGLEPELRVTLGGSDANMFNKMGIPCIVVATGMKAIHTHDEHVSRADLMLTTQLCYELIRESALG; from the coding sequence GTGATTCAAGAAGAACGCATGATCTCGCTGTTCTGCGAGCTTTGCCATATCAATGCGCCGAGCCTCCAGGAGCGCGACGTGGTGGAGTGGACCAAGCGCCACCTGAGCGATGCTGGGCTGGAGGTTTGGGAAGATGACGCGGCGGGGAAAATCGGGGGCAACTCGAACAACTTGCTGGCGCGACTTCGCGGCAACAAGCCCGGCGCGCCGACGATCTTTCTGAGCGCCCACTTCGATACCGTGGAACCCACCGAGGGCCTCGAAATGGTGGAAGAAGACGGGGTCTTCCGTTCCGCCTCGGACACGATTCTCGGCGCGGATGACAAAGCCGGAATGGCACCCATGATCGAGGCGGTGCTCGCCGCCCGCGAGGATGGCCTTGAGCACGGCGACATCTACTTGCTGATGAGTTGCGCCGAGGAAATCGGTCTCAAGGGCGCCGCCGCCATGGAACTGGCTGAGTACAACTTTGACTTCGGATTTGTGCTGGATACCGGTCCACCGGTCGGCAGCTATGTGAACCGAACGGCCTACCACGACAAGCTCGACGTGCGCATCATCGGCAAGCCTGCGCACGCCGGCAAGGACCCGGAGCACGGCATCAACGCCATTCACGTGGCGGCCCGCGCGATGAGCGAAATGAAGATCGGCCGCATCTCGCCGAACACCACGAGCAACGTGGGGATCATCAGTGGCGGCACGGGCGTGAATGTCGTCGCGCCGGAAGTCACCATCCGCTGCGAGGCGCGAAGCACGGTCAAAGCCGAGCTCGAAGACCAGGTTCGGCACATGATTCTGCGCTTCGAGGACGCGGGATCGCAGTTCGGCGCGGTGGTGGAGATTGACCATCGCCGCCACTACGATGCCTACGTGGTGGAGGAGAACAGCCGCGTGGTTCAGGTCGGGCAACGCGCCAGCCGCAACCTCGGTTTGGAGCCCGAGCTGAGAGTGACTCTCGGTGGCAGCGACGCGAATATGTTCAACAAGATGGGCATTCCTTGCATCGTGGTGGCGACCGGAATGAAGGCGATTCACACCCATGACGAGCACGTCTCGCGGGCGGATTTGATGCTCACGACGCAACTCTGCTACGAGTTGATTCGCGAATCGGCGCTGGGGTAG
- the queG gene encoding tRNA epoxyqueuosine(34) reductase QueG has protein sequence MREEIRAAATALGFDQCGFAAITEPESLPALDAWLAAGFHGSMRYMADRRDLRADPTALLSGAKTAIMVALNYNQAPLPQVKIARYALGRDYHKVIRGKLRRLVTALDTMHPGHEHRPVVDSAPFLEREFAHRAGLGWFGKNTMLIDSRRGSWFFIGALLTTLEIEPDPPSIGGCGSCRACIDACPTGAIVQLQERWQVDARRCISYQTIEHRGELEVDTNGWVFGCDVCQEVCPFNEPRATQPLRAQPTQEPDFAAREWPDPKAIASLEAAEWDQLTLGSAVRRTGFDGLRRNARAASLHSPDDPHRQQADRSADGPAE, from the coding sequence TTGCGCGAGGAGATTCGGGCCGCCGCCACTGCGCTGGGTTTCGACCAGTGCGGGTTTGCCGCGATCACCGAGCCCGAATCTCTGCCCGCGCTCGACGCGTGGCTCGCGGCGGGCTTTCACGGGTCAATGCGCTACATGGCCGACCGGCGCGATCTGCGGGCCGATCCGACCGCGCTACTCTCTGGCGCGAAAACCGCCATCATGGTCGCGCTGAACTACAATCAAGCGCCGTTGCCACAGGTGAAAATTGCTCGATATGCGCTTGGTCGCGACTACCACAAGGTGATTCGCGGCAAGTTGCGGCGGCTGGTCACGGCGCTCGACACAATGCATCCCGGCCACGAACATCGTCCGGTCGTGGATTCCGCACCGTTTCTTGAGCGGGAGTTCGCTCATCGCGCGGGGCTGGGTTGGTTTGGCAAGAACACGATGCTGATTGATTCGCGGCGGGGAAGTTGGTTCTTCATCGGCGCGCTCCTCACAACCCTGGAGATTGAGCCCGACCCGCCGAGCATCGGCGGATGCGGCTCATGCCGTGCCTGCATCGACGCATGCCCGACCGGCGCGATTGTGCAGTTGCAGGAACGCTGGCAGGTGGACGCGCGCCGCTGCATCAGCTACCAAACGATCGAGCATCGCGGCGAACTCGAAGTCGACACGAATGGTTGGGTGTTCGGCTGCGATGTCTGCCAGGAGGTCTGTCCGTTCAATGAACCGCGCGCCACGCAACCCTTGCGCGCGCAACCGACTCAAGAGCCCGATTTCGCGGCTCGCGAGTGGCCCGACCCGAAAGCAATAGCCAGCCTCGAGGCGGCGGAGTGGGATCAGTTAACCTTGGGCAGCGCCGTCCGAAGGACCGGGTTCGACGGTCTCCGCCGCAACGCGCGCGCGGCGAGCCTGCACTCGCCGGACGATCCACACCGCCAGCAAGCCGACCGCAGCGCCGACGGCCCAGCCGAATAG
- a CDS encoding acyl-CoA thioesterase produces the protein MTGKTVTQTRSTLTQVVEPGHANFLGKMFGGALLSFIDLAAYTTASKFAGNICVTASFDRVDFHEPIEVGEVITLDGWVSYAGRTSVEVTIDVTSENILTGVRRETNQARVTMVAIKDGRPTPVPELVCETHDERLQYLRGKLRKERRFASRAEFDAICKRLEGLSQPQIEELMVAKDLMHHPIVEDAT, from the coding sequence ATGACCGGCAAGACCGTCACCCAAACCCGTTCGACCCTCACGCAGGTGGTCGAGCCGGGTCATGCCAACTTTTTGGGCAAGATGTTTGGCGGCGCGCTGCTGAGCTTTATTGACCTTGCCGCCTACACGACGGCTTCGAAGTTTGCCGGCAACATCTGCGTTACGGCCAGCTTTGACCGCGTAGACTTTCACGAACCGATCGAAGTTGGCGAGGTCATCACGCTCGATGGCTGGGTCAGCTACGCCGGTCGGACATCCGTGGAAGTGACGATTGACGTGACCTCGGAGAACATCCTCACCGGCGTTCGCCGGGAGACAAATCAAGCCCGCGTGACGATGGTCGCCATCAAAGACGGACGGCCGACGCCCGTGCCGGAGCTTGTCTGCGAGACGCACGACGAGCGGTTGCAATACCTGCGCGGCAAGCTCCGCAAGGAGCGCCGGTTTGCCTCGCGCGCCGAGTTCGACGCGATCTGCAAGCGACTCGAAGGGCTAAGTCAGCCACAGATTGAGGAATTGATGGTGGCCAAGGACCTCATGCACCACCCCATCGTCGAAGACGCTACTTAA
- a CDS encoding triose-phosphate isomerase, whose product MSQRRPLIAGNWKMNLNAAQARALVGEIGAASSVHCDVLVCPSYTLIGSVVGQGVAVGAQDIFWMPSGAFTSRVSASMLVDAGCEYVIIGHSETRGRFGKLEVASRTVGYFAETDETCNLKMRAAIAAGIKPILCVGETLEEREQGRTDAVIAEQLRVGLDGVDMATVIIAYEPVWAIGTGQTCDTPEAERVCAMVRAELGSAGEHVRVLYGGSMKASNAPELLCQPNIDGGLVGGASLVADEFLAIVAAAV is encoded by the coding sequence ATGAGTCAGCGCCGACCGCTGATTGCCGGCAACTGGAAAATGAACCTCAACGCCGCGCAGGCGCGCGCCCTGGTGGGCGAGATTGGGGCGGCTTCCTCCGTGCACTGCGACGTGTTGGTTTGCCCCAGCTACACCCTCATCGGCTCCGTCGTGGGCCAAGGCGTGGCGGTGGGCGCACAGGACATTTTCTGGATGCCGAGCGGCGCGTTTACCAGCCGAGTTTCCGCCAGTATGCTGGTAGATGCGGGTTGCGAATATGTGATTATTGGCCACTCGGAAACGCGGGGCCGCTTCGGAAAACTTGAAGTTGCAAGCCGCACGGTTGGCTATTTCGCCGAGACCGACGAGACGTGTAATCTGAAAATGCGGGCCGCGATTGCGGCGGGTATCAAGCCGATTCTCTGCGTGGGCGAGACCCTTGAAGAACGCGAGCAAGGCCGCACCGACGCGGTGATCGCCGAGCAGCTGCGCGTCGGACTCGACGGCGTGGATATGGCGACCGTGATCATTGCTTACGAGCCGGTTTGGGCGATTGGCACTGGCCAAACGTGCGACACGCCGGAAGCCGAGCGCGTGTGCGCGATGGTGCGCGCCGAACTCGGATCCGCGGGCGAGCATGTGCGCGTACTCTACGGCGGCTCGATGAAGGCTTCGAATGCGCCTGAGCTGCTCTGCCAGCCCAACATTGATGGCGGGCTTGTCGGCGGTGCTTCCCTGGTGGCCGACGAGTTCCTCGCGATTGTGGCGGCGGCGGTCTGA
- a CDS encoding OsmC family protein, giving the protein MANHEYPVTVQWQGGREGAGSVTADRSGTQNTLSVPPEFQGPGAGTNPEELLASAIAGCYSITFGIVAGNRKLPFLGIETKATGHVEQAGAMFNYKAVVIRPTIRLAADATDEQVAMAEDMAHKADAYCIITNAVRGKVEITVEPTVVRG; this is encoded by the coding sequence ATGGCGAACCATGAGTATCCAGTAACAGTTCAGTGGCAGGGCGGGCGAGAGGGCGCGGGCAGCGTCACCGCCGACCGCAGTGGCACCCAAAACACGCTCAGCGTGCCGCCCGAATTCCAAGGGCCGGGCGCAGGCACAAACCCCGAAGAATTGCTGGCGAGCGCCATCGCCGGATGCTACAGCATCACGTTTGGCATCGTCGCGGGGAACCGTAAACTTCCCTTCCTGGGCATCGAAACCAAGGCCACCGGGCACGTGGAGCAAGCCGGCGCGATGTTCAACTACAAGGCCGTGGTCATTCGACCCACAATTCGCTTGGCCGCCGATGCCACCGACGAACAAGTGGCGATGGCTGAAGACATGGCGCACAAGGCCGACGCCTACTGCATCATCACTAACGCCGTTCGCGGCAAGGTGGAAATCACGGTCGAACCAACGGTTGTCCGCGGATGA
- a CDS encoding tetratricopeptide repeat protein, with product MRRSILALSMLLVGSAAFGQAKTMAKDEKLLAQAKALYTRSKAAFVKNPKDSKIKKGYIDATVSFGTISMNSPVLTPKQKYPQALKLYREALKIDPKNEIALNNKKMIESIYKSMNRPIPQ from the coding sequence ATGCGACGAAGCATTCTGGCTCTCTCGATGTTGCTGGTCGGCAGCGCGGCCTTTGGCCAAGCCAAAACCATGGCCAAGGACGAGAAACTCCTGGCCCAGGCCAAGGCCCTCTACACCCGCAGCAAGGCCGCTTTTGTGAAAAATCCGAAGGACAGCAAGATCAAAAAGGGCTACATCGACGCCACCGTGAGTTTCGGCACCATCAGCATGAACTCGCCGGTGTTGACGCCGAAGCAGAAGTATCCGCAGGCCCTGAAGCTTTACCGCGAGGCGCTGAAGATTGACCCGAAGAACGAGATTGCGCTCAACAACAAGAAGATGATCGAGTCGATTTACAAGAGCATGAATCGCCCGATTCCGCAATAA
- a CDS encoding thiamine pyrophosphate-dependent dehydrogenase E1 component subunit alpha: MATTTKESVGESVQRPRDLLTKEEHLELLRHLFLARYFDVRLIKEKKRGRLRGTLYSSHNQEGILAGSLYALKATDWISPIHRDMPAFFMKDMRGGWDREGRLAMTIEEVCCQVWGKVGSPGRARDNWSHIGKKSARIIHSTSMLAGTIPAAAGVVYADRMNGGDAVVLTYNGEGSTAQGIFHEAVNFAAVHKLPVVTIIENNHWAYGTPNNMEYSLPDFARRADGYGIPGYIADGQDVFDVYDKVSEAVAHARSGKGPSIVECKTYRAYGHGDHDDDRAAKYRPDYDSDPAIVDAIKRYSRDPIAAAKEYLVQKGYLSAEDAAKYAAENKGAAQCSDEDFPPDVVAFLKRGVDFAVKDGVPAAEEGGMWVFREGN, translated from the coding sequence TTGGCAACCACAACTAAGGAATCAGTCGGGGAGTCTGTCCAACGTCCCCGTGATCTGCTCACCAAGGAAGAGCACCTCGAACTTTTACGTCATCTTTTCCTCGCGCGCTACTTCGACGTGCGCCTGATCAAGGAAAAGAAGCGCGGCCGACTGCGCGGCACGCTGTATTCGTCGCACAACCAAGAAGGCATCCTCGCCGGCTCGCTCTATGCGCTCAAAGCCACCGACTGGATCAGCCCGATTCACCGCGACATGCCGGCGTTCTTTATGAAGGACATGCGCGGCGGCTGGGATCGCGAAGGCCGCCTCGCCATGACGATTGAGGAAGTTTGCTGCCAAGTGTGGGGCAAGGTCGGTTCGCCCGGACGCGCCCGCGACAACTGGAGCCACATCGGCAAAAAGTCGGCGCGCATTATTCACTCGACTTCGATGCTGGCGGGCACCATTCCCGCCGCCGCCGGCGTGGTTTACGCCGACCGCATGAACGGCGGCGACGCCGTGGTTCTTACCTACAATGGCGAAGGCTCGACGGCTCAAGGAATCTTCCACGAGGCGGTTAACTTCGCCGCGGTTCACAAACTGCCGGTGGTCACGATCATCGAGAATAACCACTGGGCATACGGCACACCAAACAACATGGAGTATTCGCTCCCTGACTTCGCGCGCCGCGCCGATGGCTACGGGATTCCCGGGTACATCGCCGATGGGCAAGACGTGTTTGACGTGTACGACAAGGTCAGTGAGGCCGTCGCTCATGCCCGCTCGGGCAAGGGTCCCAGCATCGTGGAGTGCAAGACGTACCGCGCGTATGGTCACGGCGATCACGATGACGACCGCGCCGCGAAGTATCGCCCCGACTACGACAGCGACCCTGCCATCGTTGACGCGATCAAGCGTTACAGCCGCGACCCCATCGCCGCCGCCAAGGAATACCTCGTGCAAAAGGGTTACCTGAGCGCCGAGGACGCGGCCAAGTACGCCGCCGAAAACAAGGGTGCGGCGCAATGCTCCGATGAAGATTTCCCGCCTGATGTGGTGGCGTTCCTTAAGCGCGGCGTTGACTTCGCCGTGAAGGATGGCGTCCCCGCCGCCGAAGAAGGCGGCATGTGGGTCTTCCGGGAGGGCAACTAA
- a CDS encoding alpha-ketoacid dehydrogenase subunit beta: MTNYLTAIQEAIAEEMAANRDLIVMGEDIGILGGAFGVTTGLQETFGKERVIDMPISEGAIAGVAVGMALNDKSVCAEFQFIDFISTGFDQIVNMMATYHYRTAGEVALNITMRGPAGGYGGGALYHSQMNEAWFANSPGIKIVVPSTPYDAKGLTKAALRDPNPVLIYEIKELYRSKSIEEVLPTEDFIVPLGKAAIRREGKDITLVTYGQNVYHCLEVAEKLAADGYEAEVIDLRTLVPLDEETIVESVKKTNRVLVVNEAPKTCGFAGEVVARINELCFEHLDAPALRVTRLDTPVPWVKPLELFVLPSVEKIHAAALKICKF, translated from the coding sequence ATGACCAACTACCTGACTGCCATTCAAGAGGCGATCGCCGAAGAAATGGCCGCCAACCGCGACCTCATCGTCATGGGTGAGGACATCGGCATTCTTGGTGGCGCGTTTGGCGTCACCACCGGTTTGCAAGAAACCTTCGGCAAGGAGCGCGTCATCGACATGCCGATTTCGGAGGGCGCAATTGCTGGTGTCGCCGTGGGTATGGCGCTGAACGACAAATCGGTCTGCGCGGAGTTCCAGTTCATCGACTTCATTTCGACCGGATTCGACCAGATCGTCAACATGATGGCGACCTACCACTACCGCACCGCAGGTGAGGTGGCGCTCAACATTACGATGCGCGGCCCGGCCGGCGGCTACGGCGGTGGCGCGCTCTATCACAGCCAAATGAACGAGGCTTGGTTCGCCAACAGCCCGGGCATCAAGATCGTTGTGCCGAGCACGCCGTACGACGCCAAGGGCCTCACCAAGGCCGCGTTGCGCGATCCGAACCCGGTGCTCATCTACGAAATCAAGGAGCTGTACCGCAGCAAATCCATTGAGGAAGTGTTGCCGACTGAGGACTTCATCGTTCCGCTGGGCAAGGCCGCCATTCGCCGCGAAGGCAAAGATATCACGCTGGTGACCTACGGCCAAAACGTGTACCATTGCCTTGAAGTTGCGGAGAAACTCGCCGCCGACGGCTACGAAGCCGAAGTGATTGACCTGCGCACGTTGGTGCCGCTCGACGAAGAAACCATCGTCGAATCGGTGAAGAAGACCAACCGCGTGCTGGTGGTGAACGAAGCTCCGAAAACGTGCGGATTCGCTGGGGAAGTCGTGGCTCGCATTAACGAGCTTTGCTTCGAGCATCTTGATGCTCCCGCTCTGCGCGTGACGCGCCTCGATACGCCCGTGCCTTGGGTCAAGCCGCTGGAACTCTTCGTGCTGCCGAGCGTGGAGAAGATTCACGCCGCTGCGCTCAAAATCTGTAAGTTCTAA